One genomic segment of Pseudonocardia sp. T1-2H includes these proteins:
- the panB gene encoding 3-methyl-2-oxobutanoate hydroxymethyltransferase, whose translation MTSANDKAAPVEEAPYRTAARPKRVRIHHLLEMKQRGERWPMLTAYDRYSAEIFDEAGIPVLLVGDSAGNNVFGYDNTLPVTVDELMSLVRAVAWNAKSALVVADLPFGSYQISPGQALETGFRFLKEGGAHAVKLEGGARFVPQVEALTGSGIPVMAHLGFTPQSEHALGGFRIQGRGEAGDRLVEDALALQEAGAFAVVLEMVPADVAKRVTAELHIPTVGIGAGPDCDAQVLVWSDMAGMNRGRKPRFVKPYADVGGILLDAARRFGAEVRGGEYPDSDHSYS comes from the coding sequence ATGACGTCTGCGAACGACAAGGCTGCCCCCGTGGAGGAAGCCCCCTACCGGACGGCCGCGCGGCCCAAGCGCGTCCGGATCCACCATCTGCTGGAGATGAAGCAGCGCGGCGAGCGCTGGCCGATGCTCACCGCCTACGACCGCTACTCCGCGGAGATCTTCGACGAGGCCGGGATCCCGGTCCTGCTCGTCGGGGACTCGGCCGGGAACAACGTGTTCGGCTACGACAACACCCTCCCGGTGACCGTCGACGAGCTGATGTCGCTGGTCCGGGCCGTGGCCTGGAACGCGAAGAGCGCCCTCGTCGTTGCGGACCTGCCGTTCGGCAGCTACCAGATCTCCCCCGGCCAGGCCCTGGAGACCGGGTTCCGGTTCCTGAAGGAGGGCGGCGCGCACGCCGTCAAGCTCGAGGGCGGGGCGCGGTTCGTCCCGCAGGTCGAGGCCCTGACCGGCTCCGGGATCCCGGTCATGGCGCACCTCGGCTTCACCCCGCAGAGCGAGCATGCGCTCGGCGGGTTCCGGATCCAGGGCCGGGGCGAGGCCGGGGACCGGCTCGTCGAGGACGCCCTGGCGCTGCAGGAGGCGGGCGCGTTCGCGGTCGTCCTGGAGATGGTGCCGGCGGACGTCGCGAAGCGGGTCACCGCCGAGCTGCACATCCCGACGGTCGGCATCGGCGCCGGCCCGGACTGCGACGCGCAGGTGCTGGTCTGGTCGGACATGGCCGGGATGAACCGGGGCCGCAAGCCGCGGTTCGTGAAGCCCTACGCGGACGTCGGCGGGATCCTCCTCGACGCCGCCCGCCGCTTCGGCGCCGAGGTGCGGGGCGGCGAGTACCCGGACTCGGACCACTCGTACTCCTGA
- a CDS encoding RNB domain-containing ribonuclease, protein MVTPRTARPDFAAVRAEFDLPASFPPDVLAEASAVEPVTAGPDRVDATDLELVTIDPPGSKDLDQAVGIARTGQGFVVHYAIADLGAVVEPGGALDAEVRRRGQTLYLPDGSVPLHPPVLSEGAASLLPDGDRPAVLWRITLDEAGEARDVQVRRAMVRSRARLDYAGVQADVDAGCPLPVALAALPELGPLRRALAVGRGAVELELPEQEVVRSGDGWTVEVRRRSAVEDWNAEISLLTGMCAARMMLDAGVGLLRTLPVPDPADVAALRRTALGLGVAWPEGATPAEVLAGLRSPASGDGSAPALALRRAATSLLRGAGYSWFGPGQAPPEDPGHGGIGAPYAHVTAPLRRLGDRFGSELCLAIAAGEDPAPWLLDALPTLPGLLSASEARAGQVERACMDRTEAGLLADRVGEEVEVIVLRAEPGEVYLPEPPVMARCEGTLKAGGTVGVRLVEADPATGRVRFSAGT, encoded by the coding sequence GTGGTGACCCCGCGAACAGCCCGCCCCGACTTCGCCGCCGTCCGGGCCGAGTTCGACCTCCCCGCGTCCTTCCCGCCCGACGTCCTGGCCGAGGCGTCGGCCGTCGAGCCGGTCACGGCCGGTCCGGACCGGGTCGACGCCACGGACCTCGAGCTGGTAACGATCGACCCGCCGGGCTCGAAGGACCTGGACCAGGCGGTCGGGATCGCGCGCACGGGGCAGGGCTTCGTCGTGCACTACGCGATCGCGGACCTGGGCGCGGTCGTCGAACCCGGGGGCGCGCTCGACGCCGAGGTGCGCCGCCGCGGGCAGACCCTCTACCTCCCGGACGGCTCGGTCCCGCTGCACCCGCCGGTGCTGTCCGAGGGGGCGGCGAGCCTGCTGCCGGACGGCGACCGCCCGGCCGTGCTCTGGCGGATCACCCTCGACGAGGCCGGCGAGGCCCGGGACGTGCAGGTCCGCCGCGCGATGGTCCGGTCCCGCGCGCGGCTGGACTACGCGGGCGTGCAGGCCGACGTCGACGCCGGGTGCCCGCTGCCCGTCGCCCTGGCCGCCCTGCCGGAGCTGGGTCCGCTGCGGCGCGCGCTGGCCGTCGGCCGCGGCGCGGTCGAGCTGGAGCTGCCGGAGCAGGAGGTCGTCCGCAGCGGCGACGGGTGGACCGTCGAGGTGCGGCGGCGGAGCGCCGTCGAGGACTGGAACGCGGAGATCTCGCTGCTCACCGGCATGTGCGCGGCCAGGATGATGCTCGACGCGGGGGTGGGCCTGCTGCGGACGTTGCCGGTGCCGGATCCCGCCGACGTCGCCGCGCTGCGCCGGACCGCGCTGGGGCTCGGGGTCGCGTGGCCGGAGGGCGCGACTCCCGCGGAGGTCCTGGCCGGTCTGCGTTCGCCGGCGTCCGGGGACGGCTCGGCCCCCGCGCTCGCCCTCCGCCGCGCGGCCACCTCGCTGCTGCGGGGTGCGGGGTACAGCTGGTTCGGTCCCGGTCAGGCTCCGCCGGAGGACCCCGGCCACGGGGGCATCGGGGCGCCGTACGCGCACGTCACGGCCCCGCTGCGGCGGCTCGGTGACCGGTTCGGCAGCGAGCTCTGCCTGGCGATCGCGGCGGGCGAGGACCCGGCGCCCTGGCTGCTCGATGCCCTCCCGACGTTGCCGGGTCTCCTCTCCGCCTCGGAGGCGCGGGCGGGCCAGGTCGAGCGCGCCTGCATGGATCGCACCGAGGCCGGCCTGCTCGCGGACCGGGTGGGCGAGGAGGTCGAGGTGATCGTGCTGCGGGCCGAGCCGGGCGAGGTCTACCTGCCGGAGCCGCCGGTCATGGCCCGCTGCGAGGGCACGCTGAAGGCGGGCGGGACGGTCGGGGTCCGGCTCGTCGAGGCCGACCCGGCGACCGGCCGCGTCCGGTTCAGCGCAGGTACGTGA
- a CDS encoding esterase/lipase family protein gives MSAQPVVRLVSVVVVALALLLGVYVATTGATVAAAPARPPTTTAATAEPQPARWAPVDRAGPAFSVPQDLLDASLTCTPAVDGASVDPVLLLSGTGADPDEAFDWGVEPVLATRDIPTCVSVAPDHNNADIAVRGEYVAHAVRSIAERSGRKVAVVGHSQGGVVIRWALRFWPDLRPLVSDVVALGPPTEGAAPLATACTDTCSAARWQQRAGSEFLAALNSGLRTFPGIDYTVVTSATDAVVTPTPAASALPVGEPGGGTVVNVAVQDLCPGRPVDHVALGTSDAVALALVVDALQNPGPADVARAGTQGCGRIDARGITRAELTDGTRRLDVAGNRPTTPLPAEPALPCYTHATGC, from the coding sequence ATGTCCGCCCAGCCCGTCGTCCGGCTCGTCTCGGTGGTCGTCGTCGCGCTCGCGCTCCTGCTCGGCGTCTACGTCGCGACGACGGGCGCCACCGTCGCCGCCGCCCCGGCGCGCCCGCCCACGACCACTGCGGCCACCGCGGAGCCGCAGCCCGCCCGGTGGGCGCCGGTCGACCGGGCGGGTCCCGCGTTCTCCGTCCCGCAGGACCTGCTCGACGCGAGCCTGACCTGCACCCCGGCGGTCGACGGCGCCTCCGTCGACCCGGTCCTGCTGCTGTCCGGCACCGGTGCGGACCCGGACGAGGCCTTCGACTGGGGCGTCGAGCCGGTGCTCGCCACCCGGGACATTCCGACCTGCGTGTCCGTCGCCCCCGACCACAACAACGCCGACATCGCGGTGCGCGGCGAGTACGTCGCGCACGCCGTGCGGTCGATCGCCGAGCGTTCCGGGCGGAAGGTCGCCGTCGTCGGGCACAGCCAGGGCGGCGTCGTGATCCGCTGGGCGCTGCGGTTCTGGCCGGACCTGCGCCCGCTGGTGTCCGACGTCGTCGCGCTCGGCCCGCCAACCGAGGGCGCGGCGCCCCTGGCGACCGCCTGCACCGACACCTGCAGCGCCGCCCGGTGGCAGCAGCGCGCGGGCTCGGAGTTCCTCGCGGCGCTCAACTCCGGACTGCGGACGTTCCCCGGGATCGACTACACCGTCGTCACCTCGGCCACGGACGCCGTCGTCACCCCCACCCCGGCGGCCTCGGCGCTGCCGGTCGGCGAGCCCGGCGGCGGCACGGTCGTCAACGTCGCGGTCCAGGACCTCTGCCCCGGCCGCCCGGTGGACCACGTCGCCCTCGGCACGTCGGACGCCGTGGCGCTCGCCCTCGTCGTGGACGCGCTGCAGAATCCGGGACCGGCGGACGTCGCGCGCGCCGGAACGCAGGGCTGCGGGCGGATCGACGCCCGCGGGATCACCCGGGCCGAACTGACGGACGGGACGCGGCGCCTGGACGTCGCCGGCAACCGGCCGACGACCCCGCTCCCGGCCGAACCCGCCCTCCCCTGCTACACCCACGCGACGGGCTGCTGA
- a CDS encoding alpha/beta hydrolase — MLSRRRSSPWIFAVSLGAVAAVLAAACGSSATTTRSTPVNEVAASDAPTPDLARYYGQQLSWGSCSPFSKTQDSAQPFADPKYDCAYLEVPLDYAKPDGDTAKLAVIRQKATTGPKIGSLLFNPGGPGGSGTEYLPAVSKQVGTGTLAQRFDLVGFDPRGVSASTPQLDCLTDKEQDEERIKVFADPSPAGVAAAEADAKSQADRCSARMGNQVLANVGTRDVVKDLDVLRTALGDEKLSFYGYSYGTQIASAYAEAFPQNVRALVLDGVVDPRQDYVESSIKQAAGFQQAFDAFAKWCTTQANCPLGTDPARTTQTFNALAQRLITTPIPSGDPARPLGFNDAVLGVTQALYVRQLWPALAQGISGMATNDGALLMTLADIYYSRGADGKYSNSIEAFTAISCVDSGGVSDPARVKQLTDGVYAAAPYRATGKGPVEARETCAFWPVPPTSTPHTPHAPGIPQTMVVSVTGDPATPYQAGVDVAKDLGSTLITVNGTQHTAGLQGTKCIDDKLTAYLVDPATKQQPATCTVAA; from the coding sequence GTGTTGTCTCGCCGTCGCTCGTCGCCCTGGATCTTCGCGGTCTCGCTCGGAGCGGTCGCGGCGGTGCTCGCCGCCGCGTGCGGCTCCTCCGCCACCACCACCCGGAGCACCCCGGTCAACGAGGTCGCCGCCTCCGATGCGCCGACCCCGGACCTGGCCCGCTACTACGGCCAGCAGCTGTCCTGGGGTTCGTGCAGCCCCTTCTCGAAGACCCAGGACAGCGCACAGCCGTTCGCGGATCCGAAGTACGACTGCGCGTACCTCGAGGTCCCGCTCGACTACGCGAAGCCGGACGGGGACACCGCGAAGCTCGCGGTCATCCGGCAGAAGGCCACCACCGGGCCCAAGATCGGTTCGCTGCTGTTCAACCCGGGCGGGCCGGGCGGCTCGGGCACCGAGTACCTGCCGGCGGTCAGCAAGCAGGTCGGCACGGGGACGCTCGCGCAGCGCTTCGACCTGGTCGGGTTCGACCCGCGCGGCGTGAGCGCCAGCACTCCGCAGCTCGACTGCCTCACCGACAAGGAGCAGGACGAGGAGCGGATCAAGGTCTTCGCGGATCCGTCGCCCGCCGGGGTCGCGGCCGCCGAGGCGGACGCGAAGTCCCAGGCGGACCGCTGCTCCGCGCGGATGGGGAACCAGGTGCTCGCCAACGTGGGCACCCGGGACGTCGTCAAGGACCTCGACGTCCTGCGGACCGCCCTGGGTGACGAGAAGCTCAGCTTCTACGGCTACTCCTACGGCACCCAGATCGCCTCGGCCTACGCGGAGGCCTTCCCGCAGAACGTGCGCGCGCTGGTGCTCGACGGCGTCGTGGACCCGCGGCAGGACTACGTCGAGTCCTCGATCAAGCAGGCGGCAGGTTTCCAGCAGGCGTTCGACGCGTTCGCGAAGTGGTGCACGACCCAGGCCAACTGCCCGCTCGGCACGGACCCGGCCCGCACCACGCAGACGTTCAACGCGCTGGCCCAGCGGCTCATCACCACGCCGATCCCGTCCGGCGACCCGGCGCGGCCGCTCGGCTTCAACGACGCCGTCCTCGGCGTGACACAGGCGTTGTACGTGCGCCAGCTGTGGCCCGCGCTCGCCCAGGGGATCTCCGGCATGGCCACGAACGACGGCGCCCTGCTGATGACGCTCGCGGACATCTACTACTCGCGCGGCGCGGACGGCAAGTACTCGAACTCGATCGAGGCCTTCACCGCGATCAGCTGCGTGGACAGCGGCGGGGTGAGCGACCCGGCCCGGGTCAAGCAGCTCACCGACGGCGTCTACGCGGCCGCCCCGTACCGCGCCACCGGCAAGGGCCCCGTCGAGGCCCGGGAGACGTGCGCGTTCTGGCCGGTCCCTCCGACGTCGACGCCGCACACGCCGCACGCGCCGGGCATCCCGCAGACGATGGTCGTGTCCGTCACCGGTGACCCGGCGACGCCGTACCAGGCGGGCGTCGACGTCGCGAAGGACCTCGGCAGCACCCTGATCACGGTGAACGGCACCCAGCACACCGCGGGTCTGCAGGGCACGAAGTGCATCGACGACAAGCTGACCGCCTACCTGGTGGATCCGGCCACGAAGCAGCAGCCGGCGACGTGCACGGTCGCGGCCTGA
- a CDS encoding fumarylacetoacetate hydrolase family protein, which yields MRLATIRTAVGTRAVRVDADTAVETGEADLRALLSREDWAAHAAAAAGPTHPVEGLDYAPLVPSPEKIICVGLNYRDHVLEMGNQLPEYPTVFAKFAPALVGAYDDIELPTVSTAVDYEAELTLVIGRPVRDADDATAAAAIAGYTILNDVSMRDFQNRTKQFLQGKTFEHSTPLGPVLVTPDELPEGGWAISSSLDGEVMQDSTTDQLVFGAVELVKYLSAILTLNPGDVIATGTPGGVGHARKPPRYLTDGTELVTSIAGIGECRNTCRLKARAGSAT from the coding sequence ATGAGGCTGGCGACGATCCGGACGGCCGTGGGCACCCGGGCGGTCCGCGTGGACGCGGACACGGCGGTCGAGACCGGCGAGGCGGACCTGCGTGCCCTGCTGTCCCGCGAGGACTGGGCCGCCCACGCCGCCGCGGCGGCGGGCCCGACGCACCCGGTCGAGGGCCTGGACTACGCCCCGCTGGTGCCCTCGCCCGAGAAGATCATCTGCGTGGGACTGAACTACCGGGACCACGTGCTCGAGATGGGCAACCAGCTCCCCGAGTACCCGACGGTCTTCGCGAAGTTCGCCCCCGCGCTGGTCGGCGCGTACGACGACATCGAGCTGCCCACCGTCTCCACCGCGGTGGACTACGAGGCCGAGCTCACCCTCGTCATCGGGCGTCCGGTCCGGGACGCGGACGACGCGACGGCGGCGGCCGCCATCGCCGGCTACACGATCCTCAACGACGTGAGCATGCGGGACTTCCAGAACCGCACCAAGCAGTTCCTGCAGGGCAAGACGTTCGAGCACTCGACGCCGCTCGGCCCGGTCCTGGTGACGCCGGACGAACTGCCCGAGGGTGGCTGGGCCATCTCCAGCAGCCTCGACGGGGAGGTCATGCAGGACTCCACCACGGACCAGCTGGTCTTCGGCGCGGTCGAGCTCGTCAAGTACCTCTCCGCGATCCTCACGCTCAACCCTGGCGACGTCATCGCCACCGGCACGCCCGGCGGCGTGGGGCACGCGCGCAAGCCCCCGCGCTACCTGACCGACGGAACCGAACTGGTCACGTCGATCGCGGGGATCGGCGAGTGCCGCAACACCTGCAGGCTGAAGGCGCGGGCGGGCTCGGCGACGTGA
- a CDS encoding maleylpyruvate isomerase family mycothiol-dependent enzyme, with protein sequence MSRTLKETLDWAGDGAAHLRGLMTRMGDEAFRKPSALPGWSRAHVLTHVARNADALINLLNWAKTGKETPMYASREQRDADIESGALRDAAVIREDVVATSDRLAVAVKAMPKDAWKAIVRDGRGNPMPVQDIGWLRAREMWIHSVDLDVGASFEDFPAPMLRELLSDVTRSLSERPETPAVRLVATDRDQVWSTGEAPGLVSVSGPTADLATWVSGRGRSRALKTDDGSKPPVMPAWL encoded by the coding sequence GTGAGCCGCACGCTGAAGGAGACCCTGGACTGGGCCGGCGACGGCGCGGCGCACCTGCGTGGACTCATGACGCGCATGGGCGACGAGGCGTTCCGCAAGCCGTCGGCGCTGCCCGGGTGGAGCCGCGCGCACGTGCTGACCCACGTCGCTCGCAACGCCGATGCGCTGATCAACCTCCTCAACTGGGCGAAGACCGGCAAGGAGACACCGATGTACGCCTCCCGCGAGCAGCGGGACGCGGACATCGAGAGCGGTGCGCTGCGTGACGCCGCGGTCATCCGCGAGGACGTCGTGGCGACCTCGGACAGGCTCGCCGTCGCGGTGAAGGCCATGCCCAAGGACGCGTGGAAGGCCATCGTCCGCGACGGGCGGGGCAACCCGATGCCGGTCCAGGACATCGGGTGGCTGCGGGCGCGGGAGATGTGGATCCACTCGGTGGACCTGGACGTCGGCGCGTCGTTCGAGGACTTCCCGGCGCCGATGCTGCGCGAGCTGCTCAGCGACGTCACCCGGTCGCTGTCCGAGCGCCCCGAGACGCCGGCGGTGCGGCTGGTCGCGACGGATCGCGACCAGGTGTGGTCCACCGGTGAGGCGCCCGGCCTGGTGTCCGTGTCCGGCCCGACGGCCGACCTCGCGACGTGGGTCTCCGGCCGCGGTCGTTCGCGCGCGCTGAAGACGGACGACGGCAGCAAGCCACCGGTCATGCCCGCCTGGCTGTAG
- a CDS encoding nitroreductase family protein: MTDRDLLRALRERRSRPRLVAPAPGPGELAELLAVAAGAPDHGRLRPWRFVVVDESARGPLGEAFAAAHAERAPEATPEQLEHSRTKPLRAPLVVVVVASPVAHAKVPQWEQHASAAAVAHGLVLAAAVAGFGAIWRTGWYGDAPKVRAHLGLTAEETVTAWVYLGTPAGPAPAPRPEVPLPVTYLR; encoded by the coding sequence GTGACGGATCGCGATCTCCTACGTGCGCTGCGTGAGCGCCGCTCGCGTCCCCGGCTGGTCGCGCCCGCCCCGGGACCCGGCGAGCTCGCCGAGCTCCTCGCCGTCGCCGCCGGCGCGCCCGACCACGGACGGCTGCGGCCCTGGCGGTTCGTCGTCGTCGACGAGTCCGCGCGCGGCCCGCTCGGCGAGGCGTTCGCCGCGGCCCACGCCGAGCGGGCGCCGGAGGCCACCCCGGAGCAGTTGGAGCACAGCCGGACCAAGCCGCTGCGGGCGCCGCTGGTCGTGGTGGTCGTGGCGTCGCCGGTGGCGCACGCGAAGGTCCCGCAGTGGGAGCAGCATGCGTCCGCCGCGGCCGTCGCCCACGGGCTCGTCCTGGCCGCGGCCGTGGCCGGGTTCGGCGCGATCTGGCGGACGGGCTGGTACGGCGATGCCCCGAAGGTCCGCGCGCACCTGGGCCTGACCGCGGAGGAGACCGTGACGGCCTGGGTCTACCTCGGCACGCCGGCCGGTCCGGCCCCCGCCCCTCGCCCGGAGGTCCCGCTCCCCGTCACGTACCTGCGCTGA
- a CDS encoding glutamate-cysteine ligase family protein gives MAGDPDGVRFGIEHELAFLRDDGVFADFTNTTFTELQDIVDALPEDPADYPGLRVGDQGIKLKRWYVEGFERFDEGGRLLRCDPKGIEVRTRIHTSIDDAVAALERDVAALEDEALARGLVPFAIGFNPVRSAYPIVPELNEWERVHRTGSPEERTAHLHMVTHGPDLNLSFPDMDAAGLVDAAAKLTFYSPFLVPLSFSSPFRDGRPWGGLSARTAIRTGARPAAMAFLAGAEGQIASDPSLTQVARLPAEIGRIEFKAFDACADPALYGELLSLLTGLLLDDTLLGRRITPDAAVHRQVAIAGLRDPEVHVRTGELIDAAERALAERPEDLDRLVGLRERWAARECPATEMLARYESGDPGVRLRAHLT, from the coding sequence GTGGCGGGAGATCCCGACGGCGTGCGGTTCGGCATCGAGCACGAGCTCGCCTTCCTGCGCGACGACGGGGTGTTCGCGGACTTCACGAACACCACGTTCACCGAGCTGCAGGACATCGTCGACGCGTTGCCCGAGGACCCGGCGGACTATCCGGGCCTGCGCGTCGGGGACCAGGGGATCAAGCTCAAGCGCTGGTACGTCGAGGGGTTCGAGCGCTTCGACGAGGGGGGCCGGCTGCTCCGGTGCGACCCCAAGGGCATCGAGGTGCGGACCCGTATCCACACCTCGATCGACGACGCGGTGGCCGCGCTCGAGCGGGACGTCGCCGCCCTGGAGGACGAGGCGCTGGCCCGCGGGCTGGTGCCGTTCGCGATCGGCTTCAACCCCGTCCGCTCGGCCTACCCGATCGTCCCGGAGCTCAACGAGTGGGAACGTGTGCACCGGACCGGCTCGCCGGAGGAGCGCACGGCGCACCTGCACATGGTGACCCACGGGCCGGACCTGAACCTCTCCTTCCCGGACATGGACGCGGCCGGGCTGGTCGACGCCGCCGCGAAGCTCACGTTCTACAGCCCGTTCCTCGTGCCGCTGTCGTTCTCCTCGCCTTTCCGGGACGGGCGACCGTGGGGAGGGCTCTCCGCGCGGACGGCGATCCGTACCGGCGCCCGGCCCGCCGCGATGGCGTTCCTCGCCGGTGCCGAGGGACAGATCGCGTCGGACCCGTCGTTGACGCAGGTCGCGCGGCTGCCCGCGGAGATCGGCCGCATCGAGTTCAAGGCCTTCGACGCGTGCGCCGACCCCGCGCTCTACGGCGAGCTGCTCAGCCTGCTCACCGGCCTGCTCCTCGACGACACGCTGCTCGGCCGCCGGATCACCCCGGACGCGGCAGTGCACCGGCAGGTCGCGATCGCCGGGCTCCGGGACCCGGAGGTGCACGTGCGCACCGGCGAGCTGATCGACGCCGCGGAGCGGGCGCTCGCGGAGCGGCCGGAGGACCTGGACCGGCTCGTCGGGCTGCGGGAGCGGTGGGCGGCCCGGGAGTGCCCGGCGACGGAGATGCTCGCGCGCTACGAGTCCGGGGACCCGGGAGTGCGCCTGCGGGCCCACCTCACCTGA
- a CDS encoding serine hydrolase domain-containing protein: MSSAIDQVLRDAVAAGSVPQAVAIAADRDGNILYEGGAGPRSVGSDEPAGVDTHFRIASMTKMVATTAALQQVEQGNLELEAPIDTILPQFADLQVLEGFDGDTPKYRPAGSRATVKQLITHTTGLSYWFWNPEIVEWERVTGTPNVLTGDKAIFTAPLVADPGTKFEYGINTDWLGEVVREVSGQNLKDYLAEHVLGPLGMNRTSFTPSEADRANLAAVHVKGEDGSWVATDIDWSTAPQWWAGGHGLYSTPRDYLRFQLMLLNNGTLDGEQILQASTVEQAFTNQIGSLDFPTYIPTGDPAVSGPWNGPPGMKWGHGLLLNTVQEPGLRAAYSGAWAGVFNSHYWVDPASGVTGAIYSQFLPFIPAEAMQMYQDFEREVYRL; this comes from the coding sequence ATGAGCTCAGCCATCGACCAGGTACTCCGGGACGCGGTCGCGGCCGGATCGGTTCCCCAGGCCGTCGCGATCGCGGCGGACCGGGACGGGAACATCCTCTACGAGGGCGGCGCCGGGCCGCGCTCGGTCGGCTCGGACGAGCCGGCGGGCGTCGACACGCACTTCCGGATCGCGTCCATGACCAAGATGGTCGCCACGACGGCCGCTCTGCAGCAGGTCGAGCAGGGGAACCTCGAGCTCGAGGCGCCGATCGACACGATCCTCCCGCAGTTCGCGGACCTGCAGGTCCTCGAGGGCTTCGACGGCGACACCCCCAAGTACCGCCCCGCCGGCTCCCGCGCCACTGTCAAGCAGCTGATCACCCACACGACCGGTCTGAGCTACTGGTTCTGGAACCCGGAGATCGTGGAGTGGGAGCGGGTCACCGGGACCCCGAACGTGCTCACCGGGGACAAGGCGATCTTCACCGCCCCGCTGGTCGCGGACCCGGGGACGAAGTTCGAGTACGGGATCAACACGGACTGGCTGGGTGAGGTCGTCCGCGAGGTCAGCGGGCAGAACCTGAAGGACTACCTCGCCGAGCACGTCCTGGGCCCGCTCGGGATGAACCGGACGTCGTTCACGCCGAGCGAGGCGGACCGCGCCAACCTCGCCGCGGTCCACGTCAAGGGCGAGGACGGCAGCTGGGTCGCCACGGACATCGACTGGTCGACGGCACCGCAGTGGTGGGCCGGGGGCCACGGCCTCTACTCCACCCCGCGGGACTACCTGCGTTTCCAGCTGATGCTGCTCAACAACGGGACGCTGGACGGCGAGCAGATCCTGCAGGCGTCGACGGTCGAGCAGGCGTTCACCAACCAGATCGGCTCGCTGGACTTCCCGACCTACATCCCGACCGGCGACCCGGCGGTCTCCGGGCCGTGGAACGGGCCGCCCGGGATGAAGTGGGGCCACGGCCTGCTGCTCAACACCGTCCAGGAGCCGGGCCTGCGTGCCGCCTACAGCGGGGCCTGGGCCGGGGTGTTCAACAGCCACTACTGGGTCGACCCGGCCTCCGGGGTGACCGGCGCGATCTACAGCCAGTTCCTGCCGTTCATCCCGGCCGAGGCCATGCAGATGTACCAGGACTTCGAGCGGGAGGTCTACCGCCTCTGA